The window GAGCGCCGCCGTGCCGGCGAGGACCGCCACCAGCGCGCACGTCGTGGCACTCGGCTGACGCCACCCGCTGTATGGCAGCCGGGTATGGGCCCGTTGGGCGAGAGCCGCGGCGGCAGCCACGACCACGATCGGCGTCAGGAACGGCGCGAGGGCCAGGGTGAGAAACAGAAGGCTTGCCATGCTCGCCCAGACATCGCCCCGGGTGAGACCGGTTCCTGTCACGTTCCCGAGCGATGCCGGACGCCGACCGGTGGGCCCTGCCTACTGCTCCAACTCGTCCAGCGCGCCGAGCTGTTGCAGCAGTCCCAGTTGGTCGTGCTGCCACCACAGTTCGGTGATCCGGCCGTTGTCGCCGAAGCGGAAGACGGTCATGCCGGTCATGGTGACCCGTTTGCCGGTGGGGGCGATGCCGAGGAACTCGCCCCGGTGCGTGGCGGTCCAGGTCCAGCGGGCGCAGACCCGGTCGCCCTGCGCCATCAAGTCCTCGACCGTGAAGGAGGCGTCGAAGGCGTCGCGCCACATGCGGAAGTCGCGGCGGATGGCGTCCAGGCCGATGGTGACCTGGGGGTTGACGGGGTCGTGGCTGTGACAGTCCTCGTCGATCAGGTCGTTGAGCGGCGGCAGCTCACCGGCGGTCGTCAGGGTGCCGTAGAAACGGCGTACGAGGGTCGCGCGGAGCGGCTCGTCCCGCACGACGTCCAGGTCCGTGAAGGTGGGCAGTTCGTCGCAGAGGGCGACCAGGCTCCGGAAGATCTCGTCGGTCTCCGGCAGGTTCGAGGTCCGCATCGCCTCCTCGTACGACGGGAACTCCACCAGTTCGACGACATGGGTCCCGTCCGAGCGGTCCTTGCCGACGACCGCGTGCGTCGCGGTCCGCCTGCCCCCGGTCTTCTCCACCCAGCTGTCCAGCAACCGGTTCATCTCCTCGAACCGGCTCGTCCTGCAGTCGATGAGCTGTACGAAGGTCATGACGCGCCTCCGGTCCCCTGGCCCGGTCCGGTTTTCCGTCGGTGCCATTCTCCCACCGGGGCGCCTCCGCCACCTCCGTACCGTCACTGCGGTCCGTACTTGCGGCCCGTCTTCGAGGTGATCCCGCCCAGCAGGCCGCGCGGCGTCACCTTCACCAGGCCCATCAGCGCCTTGTACCGCGGATCCGGGATGGACAGGGTCTTGCCGTGGGCCAGATCCGTCAGCGCCGCCGCGACCAGCTTGTCCGCGTCCAGCCACATCCAGTTCGGGATGTTGTCCGTGCCCATGCCGGCCCGCTCGTGGAACTCGGTGCGCACGAAGCCGGGGCACAGCGCCATCAGCCGTACGCCGCTGCCGGCCAGGTCGCGCGCCGCGCCCTGGGTGAACTGCACGACCCACGCCTTCGACGCGCCGTACGTGCCGCGCGGCACGAAGGCGGCCACCGAGGCCACGTTCACGACCCCGCCCCGGCCGCGCTCGCGCATGGCCGAGGTCGCCGCCGACGTCAGCCGCAGCACCGCCTCGACGTGCACCTTGATCATCCTGAGCTCGTCGGCCATCGACACGTCCAGGAAACGGCCCTTGTTGCCGAAGCCGGCGTTGTTGACCAGCAGGTCCACGGGGTCCTTGCGGTCGCCCAGCCGGGCGGCGACCGTCTCGATGCCCGCGTCCGTCGCCAGGTCGGCCGTCAGCACCTCCGCCTCGATGCCGTGCCGGTCGTGCAGCTCGGTGGCCTGCTCCGTCAGGCGGGCGGTGTCGCGCGCCACCAGCACCAGGTTGTGCCCGTCGGCCGCCAGCCGTCGCGCGAAGGCGGCGCCGATGCCCGCGGTCGATCCCGTAATCAGAGCCGTTGTCATGCCGAAAGGTTAGTGGCCCCCGGCACCTTGTCCCGATCTCTGCACAGGCCCTCCCGACCGGTGATGCCCACGTGTCGGCCGGGACGATGACAGCCGGTCAGCCCGCGTATTCGCGCGCGTACTTCCGGGCCGCCGCCAGCGACTCCGGGTGCAGCGCCGTACCCGCCGCGAGCAGCCGGGGCAGCAGCGGGCGCTCGGTCGTCATGGCCCGGAACTGCAGGCCCACGGTCACGTCGTGGTCCGGGCGGTGCACGATCTCGACGGGGTCGCCCGCCCGGATCTCACCGGCCTCCAGCACCCGCAGATACGCGCCCGGCGCCGCCCGCTGCGTGAACCGCTTCACCCATCCCTTCTCACCCAGATGGCCCTGGAAGGTCCGGCAGGGAATCCGTCCGCTGGTGACCTCCAGGAGCACCGAGGGGCCGAGCGGCGAGCCGATGCGCCAGCGCTCGCCGATCCGAGCGCCGGTGATGTCCAGGCCGAGCGTGGTGAGGTTCTCGCCGAAGACGCCGTTGGCCAGCGTCCGGCCCAGCTCGCGCTCCCATTCGTCGAGGTCCTCGCGCGCCACCGCGTACACCGCCTGGTCGTCGCCGCCGTGGTGCCGCGTGTCGCACACCGCGTCCCCGGCCAGCCCGCTCGCGCCGACCCCCTTCGGCCCGGGCGCCGACACCTTGACCGGCCCGTCCGCGGGCCGCTTGCCGATGCCGGTCACGCCGTCCGGCTGGTCGGTGTACGGAACGGCCTCGGCGCGGCCCAGGTTCACAGACAGAAGCTTCATGCGGGCACGGTAGGCGAGCGCCGGTCAAAGTGTCGACGCGATAATCCGCCGTCCGCCCAAGTTTCACTTATGCTCGTTGGTGTGATCGAGGCTCGTCATCTCCGTGTGCTGCGTGCCGTGGCCACCACCGGCTCCTTCTCCGCGGCGGGGCGCGAGCTGGGCTGCACCCAGCCCGCCGTCAGCCAGCAGATGAAGGCCCTCGAGGCCGCCGTCGGCACCCCGCTGCTGGTCCGGGCCGGCCGCGAGATGCGCCTGACTCAGGCCGGCGACGCGCTCGTCCGGCACGCCACCGGCATCCTCGCCGGGCTCACCGCCGCCGAGGAGGAGATCGCCGCCATCGCCGGACTGCGGGCCGGGCGGGTACGACTTGTCTCCTTCCCCAGCGGAAGTTCCACGCTCGTGCCCACCGCGCTCGCCGCGCTGCGCGCCGCGCACCCCGGCACCCGGGTCTCCCTGGAGGAGGCCGAGCCGCCCAGGTCCGTCGAACTCCTGCGCCAGGGCGACTGCGACGTGGCCCTCGCCTTCCGCTACGAGGGGGCCGCGGACGCCGCGGAGTGGGAGGACCTGGTCGTACGGCCGCTGCTGACCGACCGGCTCGTGGCCCTGGTGCCCGAGCGGCACCGGCTGGCCCGTGCGGGGTCCGTGGCCATCGGCGACCTCGCGGGCGATCCGTGGATCGCGGGCTGCCCGCGCTGCCGCGGCCAGCTGGTCCAGGTGTGCGAGGGCGCCGGCTTCACGCCGCGCATCGACTTCGCGACCGACGACTACCCGGCGGTGGTCGGCCTGGTGGGCGCGGGACTGGGGGTCGCCGTCCTGCCCCAGCTCGCGGTCGAGTCGGTGCGGCCCAGGGGCGCGTGCACCGTGGAGCTGGAACCGGCGGTGCGGCGGGAGATCGTCGCCCTCACCCTGCCCGACCTGGCACAGGTGCCGGCGGTGGCGGCGACGCTGGAGGAGCTGGTGCGGGCCGGGGCCCGCTGACACGGGCCGGCACAAGGGGGACCGGGGTCCGGGGTCAGTGATCGGGATCGGCGCGCAGGCGGTCGGTGGGGGATCGGCGGATCAAGGGATCGGCGAGCACACGGTCGGCGGATCAGGGATCGGGGTATCGCGAGGGCACGCGTGACGCGTGCCCTGCTGCGGCTCTCTGCGAACGGATCAGAAAAAACGTTCCTTCAGTTTTCGGAGGCGGTGTCCCCGCTGGTCGACGACGCCGACACCAGCCGGTTCCGTGCCCGCCCCATGAGCTCCTCGCGCTCGTCCTCGGTCAGGCCTCCCCACACTCCGTACGGCTCGCGCACCGCCAGGGCGTGTGCCGCGCACTCCGCACGGACCGGGCACCTCATGCAGACCTCCTTGGCCGAGTTCTCTCGAGCGCTCCGGGCCGCCCCGCGCTCGCCCTCGGGATGGAAGAAGAGCGAGCTGTCGACCCCGCGGCAGGCAGCCAGCAACTGCCAGTCCCACAGGTCCGCGTTCGGTCCGGGAAGGCGGGAGAAATCTGCCATTACGTGACCCCTTGTAGCCGTTCGTGGCGGATACGGTGCCAACGACCGTACATCTCCGATCTAAGGAGATGAAAATATGACTCATTGCGAATCTAGCCCTAGACACCTAGAAACGGGAACAAGAGGGGCTAAATGGGGCATGGCTTGTGATGAAAAGTTGAGGGTCCGACGTTCATGTCTGCTCTGTGTCCGTTCCCTCACGTAGAGTGCCGAAGGCGGCGGACAGCCCCGTAACTCTTTCGAGTGACCGTCGTTGAGAGTGCGGAGGCGGTTGAGAACACAAGCGCTCGGGCGGGCGCCCGAGACGGTCGACCGCACAGGTGACGATTCCGTACCAGCCTGGAGGCTCAAGGTGACGCGCATCAGCTGCGGAGGACGGCCATGACATCCGTCCTCGTCTGCGACGACTCCCCGCTTGCCCGAGAGGCGCTGCGCCGCGCGGTCGCGACCGTGCCCGGCGTCGAGCGTGTGACGACGGCGGCCAACGGCGAGGAAGTCCTCCGCCGCTGGGGCGCCGACCGCTCCGATCTCATCCTCATGGACGTGCGCATGCCCGGTCTGGGAGGCGTCGAGACCGTCCGGCGCCTGCTGTCCGCGGACCCCGGCGCGCGCATCATCATGCTCACTGTCGCCGAGGACCTCGACGGCGTGGCGCTCGCCGTGGCCGCCGGCGCCCGCGGCTACCTGCACAAGGACGCCTCCCGCGCGGAGCTGCGGGCCACGGTGACGCAGGCCCTCGCCGACCCCACCTGGCGGCTCGCCCCGCGCCGGCTGCGCTCGGCCGAGATGGGCGCCGCGCCCACGCTCACCGCGCGGGAGATCCAGGTCCTGGAGGGCATGAGTCACGGCCGCTCCAACGCGGAGATCGGCCGCGAGCTGTTCCTCTCCGAGGACACCGTGAAGACCCACGCCCGCCGGCTGTTCAAGAAGCTCGGCGCGTCGGACCGCGCACACGCGGTGGCCCTCGGCTTCCGCTGGGGCCTGGTCCGCTAGGACCCGTGCGGATCCCGGTCGGGCCGCCCCGGACCGGCGTACCGGAACGTGACGCCACCCCCACGCGCGGCGACGAGCGTGGGGGGTGTCCGGTCGGCCGGACGCGCGGCCGTGCCGCTCGCACGTCCCCGCACGGGTGCCGCTCCCCGGCCCCGGGCGGTCGGGAGACGGCAGGCGGCCGTCGCGGCCCTGTGGGAACGTGGGGCCGGAACACGCGCGAGGTGCAATACAGCACCGCGGGCGCCGGTGGCAAAGCGCCCCGCCGGAGGCCCGCTGCTTGTTTCGCCGCGGATGACGCATCCTTGAGGGTGTGGAGTTCCTCGCGGACGAGTTGATCGAGCGGAAGGGGAGGGCGCAGGGGATGAGCTTCGGCGCACCTGCTCATAACGCTTCGGTGCACAACCACGAAGGCGGTGCCACGGACCGGACGACGTCAAGGCACCATGGACCGATGCGTGACGACCAGGCGGCACTTGCCCAAGGGGCGATCGGTGCGCTCGTCCACCGCGCCGTCGACGGCGACGAGCAGGCCACGCACGATCTGCTCGCCCGTGTCCACCCACTGGCGCTGCGCTACTGCCGCACCCGGCTGTCCCGGCTCCCGGGCGACGCCCGGCACTTCGTCGAGGACCTCGCCCAGGAGGTCTGCGTCGCGGTCCTGCTGGCCCTGCCGCGCTACAAGGACACCGGCCGTCCCTTCGAGGCCTTCGTCTTCGCCATCGCCGCCCACAAGGTCGCCGACCTGCAGCGCGCCGCCATGCGGCACCCGGGCTCGACGGCCGTGCCCTCGGACGAGATGCCCGAGCGCCCGGACGACTCGCTCGGCCCGGAGGAGCGCGCCCTGCTCAGCAGCGACGCCGAGTGGGCCAAGAAGCTGCTGGCCAGCCTCCCGGAGAACCAGCGCGAGCTGCTGCTGCTGCGCATCGCGGTGGGGTTGACCGCGGAGGAAACGGGACAGATGTTGGGAATGTCACCCGGAGCGGTCCGGGTGGCCCAGCACCGCGCGCTCAGCCGGCTGCGCGCCCTGGCCGAACAGTAGGCGGCCGTCCCGCCCCTCACTCACCGCCCCGGTTGAACGTGCGGCAGGTCATTTCCGTACGAAAGTACGAATCCGGCGGCTGCTCAGAACCGTGGAATGAGAGAGGCGTGCTTCCCGTTAGCATGGACATCCGCACCGATCAAGGCCATTTGGGGAAGGTGTCATGACTGCCAACGTCGACGGAGTGCCCGAGAAATTCGCGACACTCGGGCTGACCTACGACGACGTGCTCCTCCTGCCGGGCGCATCCGAGGTGCTCCCCAACGCGGTCGACACATCGTCCCGTATCTCCCGCAACGTCCGGGTCAACATCCCGCTGCTCTCGGCGGCGATGGACAAGGTGACCGAGTCCCGCATGGCGATCTCGATGGCCCGGCTGGGCGGCGTGGGCGTGCTGCACCGCAACCTCTCGGTCGAGGACCAGGTCAACCAGGTCGACCTGGTCAAGCGGTCCGAGTCCGGCATGGTCACCGACCCCATCACGGTGCACCCGGAGGCGACGCTGGCCGAGGCGGACGCGCTGTGCGCCAAGTTCCGCATCAGCGGTGTGCCCGTCACCGACCCGGCGGGCAAGCTGCTGGGCATCGTCACCAACCGTGACATGGCCTTCGAGTCCGACCGCAGCCGCCAGGTGCGCGACGTCATGACGCCGATGCCGCTGGTCACCGGCAAGGTCGGCATCTCCGGCGTCGACGCCATGGAGCTGCTGCGCAAGCACAAGATCGAGAAGCTGCCGCTGGTCGACGACGCGGGCGTCCTCAAGGGCCTGATCACCGTCAAGGACTTCGTCAAGGCGGAGCAGTACCCGAACGCGGCCAAGGACTCCGAGGGCAGGCTGCTCGTCGGTGCCGCGGTGGGTGCGAGCCCCGAGGCCCTGGAGCGCGCCCAGGCGCTCGCCGCGGCCGGGGTGGACTTCCTGGTCGTCGACACCTCGCACGGCCACAACAGCAACGCGCTGAGCTGGATGTCGAAGATCAAGTCGAGCGTGTCCGTCGACGTGATCGGCGGCAACGTCGCCACGCGTGACGGCGCGCAGGCCCTGATCGACGCCGGTGTCGACGGCATCAAGGTGGGTGTGGGCCCCGGCTCGATCTGCACCACGCGTGTGGTCGCCGGTATCGGCGTCCCGCAGGTCACCGCCATCTACGAGGCTTCCCTCGCCGCCCGCCCTGCGGGCATCCCGCTGATCGGCGACGGCGGCCTGCAGTACTCCGGCGACATCGGCAAGGCGCTCGCCGCCGGCGCCGACACGGTCATGCTGGGCAGCCTGCTCGCGGGCTGCGAGGAGTCGCCCGGCGAGCTGCTCTTCATCAACGGCAAGCAGTTCAAGTCCTACCGGGGCATGGGCTCGCTCGGCGCCATGCAGTCCCGCGGCCAGGCGAGGTCGTACTCGAAGGACCGCTACTTCCAGGCCGAGGTGGCCTCCGACGACAAGCTCGTGCCCGAGGGCATCGAGGGCCAGGTGCCCTACCGCGGCCCGCTGGCCAACGTCCTGCACCAGCTCGTCGGCGGTCTGCGCCAGACCATGGGCTACGTGGGCGCGGCCACCATCGAGGAGATGGAGTCCAAGGGCCGCTTCGTCCGGATCACCTCGGCGGGCCTGAAGGAGTCCCACCCGCACGACATCCAGATGACGGTCGAGGCGCCGAACTACAGCAGCAAGTAGGCGGCACGCCGTGCAGGGCGGCTCCGGAAGCCTCCGGGGCCGCCTTTGCCATGGGTGTCGGCGATACTGGAAGACGCTGCAACGCATCAGGGAAAGGCCACAGACGTGACTGAGATCGAGATCGGGCGCGGCAAGCGCGGCCGCCGGGCGTACGCCTTCGACGACATCGCCGTCGTCCCCAGCCGCCGTACGCGGGACCCGAAGGAGGTCTCGATCGCCTGGCAGATCGACGCCTACCGCTTCGAGCTGCCCTTCCTGGCGGCCCCCATGGACTCGGTCGTCTCCCCGGCCACGGCCATCCGCATCGGCGAGCTGGGCGGCCTGGGCGTGCTCAACCTCGAGGGCCTGTGGACGCGGTACGAGGACCCGCAGCCGCTGCTCGACGAGATCGCCGAGCTGCCCGCCGAGGTCGCGACCAGCCGCCTCCAGGAGATCTACGCCGCTCCCATCAAGGAGGAGCTGATCGGCGCGCGGATCAAGCAGGTGCGCGACGCGGGCGTGGTCACCGCCGCCGCGCTCTCCCCGCAGCGCACCGCCCAGTTCTCCAAGGCCGTCGTGGACGCGGGCGTGGACATCTTCGTCATCCGCGGCACCACGGTGTCGGCGGAGCACGTGTCGTCCTCGCACGAGCCGCTGAACCTCAAGCAGTTCATCTACGAGCTCGACGTGCCGGTGATCGTCGGCGGCTGCGCCACCTACACCGCCGCCCTGCACCTGATGCGCACCGGCGCGGCCGGTGTCCTGGTCGGCTTCGGCGGCGGCGCCGCGCACACCACGCGCAACGTGCTCGGCATCCAGGTTCCGATGGCCACCGCGGTCGCCGACGTGGCCGCCGCCCGCCGCGACTACATGGACGAGTCC of the Streptomyces sp. NBC_01788 genome contains:
- a CDS encoding sigma-70 family RNA polymerase sigma factor — translated: MRDDQAALAQGAIGALVHRAVDGDEQATHDLLARVHPLALRYCRTRLSRLPGDARHFVEDLAQEVCVAVLLALPRYKDTGRPFEAFVFAIAAHKVADLQRAAMRHPGSTAVPSDEMPERPDDSLGPEERALLSSDAEWAKKLLASLPENQRELLLLRIAVGLTAEETGQMLGMSPGAVRVAQHRALSRLRALAEQ
- a CDS encoding response regulator transcription factor; the protein is MTSVLVCDDSPLAREALRRAVATVPGVERVTTAANGEEVLRRWGADRSDLILMDVRMPGLGGVETVRRLLSADPGARIIMLTVAEDLDGVALAVAAGARGYLHKDASRAELRATVTQALADPTWRLAPRRLRSAEMGAAPTLTAREIQVLEGMSHGRSNAEIGRELFLSEDTVKTHARRLFKKLGASDRAHAVALGFRWGLVR
- a CDS encoding LysR family transcriptional regulator, translated to MIEARHLRVLRAVATTGSFSAAGRELGCTQPAVSQQMKALEAAVGTPLLVRAGREMRLTQAGDALVRHATGILAGLTAAEEEIAAIAGLRAGRVRLVSFPSGSSTLVPTALAALRAAHPGTRVSLEEAEPPRSVELLRQGDCDVALAFRYEGAADAAEWEDLVVRPLLTDRLVALVPERHRLARAGSVAIGDLAGDPWIAGCPRCRGQLVQVCEGAGFTPRIDFATDDYPAVVGLVGAGLGVAVLPQLAVESVRPRGACTVELEPAVRREIVALTLPDLAQVPAVAATLEELVRAGAR
- a CDS encoding GuaB3 family IMP dehydrogenase-related protein encodes the protein MTEIEIGRGKRGRRAYAFDDIAVVPSRRTRDPKEVSIAWQIDAYRFELPFLAAPMDSVVSPATAIRIGELGGLGVLNLEGLWTRYEDPQPLLDEIAELPAEVATSRLQEIYAAPIKEELIGARIKQVRDAGVVTAAALSPQRTAQFSKAVVDAGVDIFVIRGTTVSAEHVSSSHEPLNLKQFIYELDVPVIVGGCATYTAALHLMRTGAAGVLVGFGGGAAHTTRNVLGIQVPMATAVADVAAARRDYMDESGGRYVHVIADGGVGWSGDLPKAIACGADSVMMGSPLARATDAPGKGHHWGMEAVNEELPRGRKVDLGTVGTIEEVLTGPSHIPDGSMNFFGALRRAMATTGYSELKEFQRVEVTVGDSQHKR
- a CDS encoding WhiB family transcriptional regulator, with translation MADFSRLPGPNADLWDWQLLAACRGVDSSLFFHPEGERGAARSARENSAKEVCMRCPVRAECAAHALAVREPYGVWGGLTEDEREELMGRARNRLVSASSTSGDTASEN
- a CDS encoding MOSC domain-containing protein, which translates into the protein MKLLSVNLGRAEAVPYTDQPDGVTGIGKRPADGPVKVSAPGPKGVGASGLAGDAVCDTRHHGGDDQAVYAVAREDLDEWERELGRTLANGVFGENLTTLGLDITGARIGERWRIGSPLGPSVLLEVTSGRIPCRTFQGHLGEKGWVKRFTQRAAPGAYLRVLEAGEIRAGDPVEIVHRPDHDVTVGLQFRAMTTERPLLPRLLAAGTALHPESLAAARKYAREYAG
- a CDS encoding SDR family NAD(P)-dependent oxidoreductase, translating into MTTALITGSTAGIGAAFARRLAADGHNLVLVARDTARLTEQATELHDRHGIEAEVLTADLATDAGIETVAARLGDRKDPVDLLVNNAGFGNKGRFLDVSMADELRMIKVHVEAVLRLTSAATSAMRERGRGGVVNVASVAAFVPRGTYGASKAWVVQFTQGAARDLAGSGVRLMALCPGFVRTEFHERAGMGTDNIPNWMWLDADKLVAAALTDLAHGKTLSIPDPRYKALMGLVKVTPRGLLGGITSKTGRKYGPQ
- a CDS encoding ester cyclase — encoded protein: MTFVQLIDCRTSRFEEMNRLLDSWVEKTGGRRTATHAVVGKDRSDGTHVVELVEFPSYEEAMRTSNLPETDEIFRSLVALCDELPTFTDLDVVRDEPLRATLVRRFYGTLTTAGELPPLNDLIDEDCHSHDPVNPQVTIGLDAIRRDFRMWRDAFDASFTVEDLMAQGDRVCARWTWTATHRGEFLGIAPTGKRVTMTGMTVFRFGDNGRITELWWQHDQLGLLQQLGALDELEQ
- the guaB gene encoding IMP dehydrogenase gives rise to the protein MTANVDGVPEKFATLGLTYDDVLLLPGASEVLPNAVDTSSRISRNVRVNIPLLSAAMDKVTESRMAISMARLGGVGVLHRNLSVEDQVNQVDLVKRSESGMVTDPITVHPEATLAEADALCAKFRISGVPVTDPAGKLLGIVTNRDMAFESDRSRQVRDVMTPMPLVTGKVGISGVDAMELLRKHKIEKLPLVDDAGVLKGLITVKDFVKAEQYPNAAKDSEGRLLVGAAVGASPEALERAQALAAAGVDFLVVDTSHGHNSNALSWMSKIKSSVSVDVIGGNVATRDGAQALIDAGVDGIKVGVGPGSICTTRVVAGIGVPQVTAIYEASLAARPAGIPLIGDGGLQYSGDIGKALAAGADTVMLGSLLAGCEESPGELLFINGKQFKSYRGMGSLGAMQSRGQARSYSKDRYFQAEVASDDKLVPEGIEGQVPYRGPLANVLHQLVGGLRQTMGYVGAATIEEMESKGRFVRITSAGLKESHPHDIQMTVEAPNYSSK